In the Paraburkholderia caribensis genome, one interval contains:
- a CDS encoding DUF6966 domain-containing protein translates to MNKLTALDQLIEALEKLVALLVLDPGCQWTRKFKSDLVWARQLRAGPVAARGLADLSSSIRHVYGGMGSFNDYAPAAYESTTGRYTLIPGTEDFDMVRSEVFDLALTLIATEP, encoded by the coding sequence TTGAACAAACTCACCGCGCTCGATCAGTTGATTGAAGCCTTGGAAAAGCTTGTAGCTTTGCTCGTCCTGGATCCAGGATGCCAATGGACACGAAAATTCAAGTCGGACTTAGTGTGGGCTCGCCAGTTGCGGGCTGGACCAGTTGCCGCGAGGGGCCTCGCAGACTTGTCATCGTCCATTCGCCATGTCTATGGCGGAATGGGCTCATTTAACGACTACGCTCCCGCTGCCTACGAGTCGACGACTGGTCGTTATACGCTCATTCCGGGAACCGAGGATTTCGACATGGTGCGAAGCGAGGTGTTTGATCTAGCACTTACGTTAATTGCTACGGAACCCTAA